AATTGCGAGGATGCGGAAGGACTTTCGTCAACGTCTATGTGATAGAACCCGACCTTATTATCGAGCTCATCCGATACTTTGTTGAGAACGGGATCCAGCATTTTACAGGGACCACACCACGAAGCGCTGAAGTCGATCAGAGATATTTTATCCTTTGATGAAGCGGCATCTTCGATTTCGTTACCTTTGATATGTTTTACAGCCATGA
This is a stretch of genomic DNA from Candidatus Aegiribacteria sp.. It encodes these proteins:
- the trxA gene encoding thioredoxin, which translates into the protein MAVKHIKGNEIEDAASSKDKISLIDFSASWCGPCKMLDPVLNKVSDELDNKVGFYHIDVDESPSASSQFGIRGVPTMIVFHDGQEIDRMVGFRDRNALQKQLEDLADSKLV